The Canis lupus dingo isolate Sandy chromosome 4, ASM325472v2, whole genome shotgun sequence genome contains a region encoding:
- the LOC112652006 gene encoding LOW QUALITY PROTEIN: TLC domain-containing protein 3A-like (The sequence of the model RefSeq protein was modified relative to this genomic sequence to represent the inferred CDS: inserted 2 bases in 1 codon; substituted 1 base at 1 genomic stop codon), with the protein MAGGGAFWKMKILSGRNDPSWHWLAREYVWFLIPYMICDFYAMYLCEWYRTRDQNHRHSLTTFRNFLSKNHLMVMHHTVILFVLVPVSQRLRGDLGDVFVGCIFMAKLSTPFVLLGRVLIQLKQQHTLLYKVNGILMLTTFLSCRILLFPFMYRSYGQQQGLSPLXVPFSIPXYCNVANAFLIAPQIYWFSLLCKKATRLFDTAPAKKDG; encoded by the exons ATGGCAGGTGGGGGAGCATTTTGGAAGATGAAGATTCTTTCA GGGAGAAATGACCCCAGCTGGCACTGGCTTGCCCGAGAGTATGTCTGGTTCTTGATTCCGTACATGATCTGTGACTTCTATGCCATGTACCTCTGTGAGTGGTACCGAACCAGAGACCAGAACCACAGACACTCCCTCACCACTTTTCGAAACTTCCTAAGTAAAAACCACCTCATGGTCATGCACCACACAGTCATCCTGTTTGTCCTTGTGCCAGTTTCACAGAGGCTTAGGGGAGACCTTGGAGACGTCTTTGTTGGCTGCATCTTCATGGCAAAACTGAGCACTCCGTTTGTGTTACTGGGCAGAGTCCTGATTCAGCTAAAGCAGCAGCACACCCTTCTGTACAAAGTGAACGGAATCCTCATGCTGACCACCTTCCTTTCCTGTCGgatcctcctcttccctttcatGTACAGGTCTTATGGCCAACAGCAGGGACTCAGCCCACTCTGAGTGCCATTCAGCATCCC TTACTGCAATGTGGCCAATGCCTTCCTCATTGCTCCCCAGATCTACTGGTTCTCTCTGCTGTGCAAGAAAGCAACCCGGCTCTTTGACACCGCCCCAGCCAAAAAGGATGGCTAA